From one Suricata suricatta isolate VVHF042 chromosome 8, meerkat_22Aug2017_6uvM2_HiC, whole genome shotgun sequence genomic stretch:
- the INKA2 gene encoding PAK4-inhibitor INKA2 isoform X2 yields MSMKEVGDGLQDQMNCMMGALQELKLLQVQAALEQLEISGGSPAPGCPESPLTQPRPLPWEGGPAPPRPAACSSSNQPALGTKLASRRSVCGRDLAPLPGAELPECRSCAQQGPAPEPEDWTSTLMSRGRNRQPLVLGDNVFADLVGNWLDLPELEKGGEKGEAGEAKGEKGQPRELGRRFALTANIFRKFLRSVRPDRDRLLKEKPGWVTPTVSEPRAARSHKAKKRSHSKGSGHFPFPGTAEPRRGESPSTSCPKALEPAPSGFDINTAVWV; encoded by the coding sequence aTGTCCATGAAGGAAGTGGGTGATGGCTTACAGGACCAGATGAACTGCATGATGGGTGCGCTGCAAGAACTGAAGCTTCTTCAGGTGCAAGCAGCACTGGAACAGCTGGAGATCTCTGGGGGGAGTCCTGCCCCGGGCTGTCCCGAAAGCCCCCTGACGCAGCCCAGGCCGCTGCCATGGGAGGgtggcccagcccctcccaggcctgcGGCATGCTCCTCCTCAAACCAACCTGCTCTTGGCACGAAGCTTGCGTCCCGAAGGAGTGTCTGTGGGAGGGATCTGGCCCCCCTGCCTGGAGCGGAGCTACCAGAGTGCCGGAGCTGTGCCCAGCAGGGGCCAGCGCCAGAACCGGAAGACTGGACCTCCACACTAATGTCCCGGGGCCGGAATCGACAGCCCCTGGTCCTGGGTGACAATGTGTTTGCGGACCTGGTGGGCAACTGGCTGGATCTGCCGGAACTGgagaagggtggggagaagggagaggcggGGGAGGCCAAAGGGGAGAAGGGCCAGCCCCGGGAGCTGGGCCGCAGGTTTGCCCTCACAGCAAACATTTTTAGGAAGTTCTTGCGCAGCGTGCGGCCGGACCGAGACAGGCTGCTGAAGGAGAAACCGGGCTGGGTGACACCCACGGTCTCGGAGCCCAGAGCTGCCCGCTCACACAAGGCCAAGAAGCGGAGCCATTCCAAGGGCTCCGGACACTTCCCCTTCCCAGGCACTGCAGAGCCTAGGAGAGGGGAGAGTCCTTCCACAAGCTGCCCCAAGGCCCTGGAGCCCGCACCCTCGGGCTTTGATATTAACACAGCTGTCTGGGTCTGA
- the INKA2 gene encoding PAK4-inhibitor INKA2 isoform X1 produces the protein MDCYLRRLKQELMSMKEVGDGLQDQMNCMMGALQELKLLQVQAALEQLEISGGSPAPGCPESPLTQPRPLPWEGGPAPPRPAACSSSNQPALGTKLASRRSVCGRDLAPLPGAELPECRSCAQQGPAPEPEDWTSTLMSRGRNRQPLVLGDNVFADLVGNWLDLPELEKGGEKGEAGEAKGEKGQPRELGRRFALTANIFRKFLRSVRPDRDRLLKEKPGWVTPTVSEPRAARSHKAKKRSHSKGSGHFPFPGTAEPRRGESPSTSCPKALEPAPSGFDINTAVWV, from the exons ATGGACTGCTATTTGCGCCGCCTCAAACAGGAGCTG aTGTCCATGAAGGAAGTGGGTGATGGCTTACAGGACCAGATGAACTGCATGATGGGTGCGCTGCAAGAACTGAAGCTTCTTCAGGTGCAAGCAGCACTGGAACAGCTGGAGATCTCTGGGGGGAGTCCTGCCCCGGGCTGTCCCGAAAGCCCCCTGACGCAGCCCAGGCCGCTGCCATGGGAGGgtggcccagcccctcccaggcctgcGGCATGCTCCTCCTCAAACCAACCTGCTCTTGGCACGAAGCTTGCGTCCCGAAGGAGTGTCTGTGGGAGGGATCTGGCCCCCCTGCCTGGAGCGGAGCTACCAGAGTGCCGGAGCTGTGCCCAGCAGGGGCCAGCGCCAGAACCGGAAGACTGGACCTCCACACTAATGTCCCGGGGCCGGAATCGACAGCCCCTGGTCCTGGGTGACAATGTGTTTGCGGACCTGGTGGGCAACTGGCTGGATCTGCCGGAACTGgagaagggtggggagaagggagaggcggGGGAGGCCAAAGGGGAGAAGGGCCAGCCCCGGGAGCTGGGCCGCAGGTTTGCCCTCACAGCAAACATTTTTAGGAAGTTCTTGCGCAGCGTGCGGCCGGACCGAGACAGGCTGCTGAAGGAGAAACCGGGCTGGGTGACACCCACGGTCTCGGAGCCCAGAGCTGCCCGCTCACACAAGGCCAAGAAGCGGAGCCATTCCAAGGGCTCCGGACACTTCCCCTTCCCAGGCACTGCAGAGCCTAGGAGAGGGGAGAGTCCTTCCACAAGCTGCCCCAAGGCCCTGGAGCCCGCACCCTCGGGCTTTGATATTAACACAGCTGTCTGGGTCTGA